The window gctAATTTCTTCATGTAAGCTGCTCATGTTTTGAATCATCTTCTAAAACTTGTATTTCATCTTCAAGTTGTTGTATTTATAGTCTCAAAGAGTGATATTAACATCAGATACAATAATATGACCATTTAGAAAGATTAATGACATTTTCTGACATAAAACAGTTATTTCCGCCTTACTGGCATCTTGCTGATTTGACCGAGTTGCTGGTTTCATCCTTTGCAGAACTAGAAACCTCATCTCGATTTATCAGCTTCTCAACCTTCGATTCACACTTTGACTGTGAAGATGTTTTTTAGATCATCGAATTATCTTTGTTAAATATACGAATAATTCTATTCTAATAATCGAACTGATCTGGTCGACTAAAATACCGCAATTGCTCATGTCAAGCTGATTGTTGTTTCCATTATATTCAATTTTATCTTGCAACAACCAGCTTGCCTAGATATCATATAatttagttcaactgaccaaAACTACGACTTTTAACAAATTGTTTTTTTGATCATTCGTGTTGGAGGCTAGTCATTTGAATCATCGAGGTATTAGATATCTTTAAAACACTTCGACTCATCAAATTTTCAGCTTTGttgatttcagatttcttcatCCAAAACTTCCAACTTGAGAAAGTAATTATACACAATAACatgttttgttatcatcaaaatcaagattgttaGCATTCTGAAATCCAACACcgactattattattattattattagtaaaaataaaataaaaaataagtgcACGTATATGCATATATacctttctttatttttttgaaaactaaaccaacacgtatttaaatatattattattttaaaatgaaaatagtacaattattttaaaagataaattatctaatattttacaaataaagaatttttttgaaaaaaaattagttgACCAATTTACCATTTTAGTGATGTATCTTTCAAACGATTGAACATGAACTTCCACTTTCATTTTTGGTATGTGTTCTCAAGtctcttttttaaaataagagatgttcccaaattttaaaataaaaattaataataaaaaaagcaTTGCTGCATGCCAGCAGAAACAGATGATGTCTGTTTTGGCAGACCCTCCAAACATAATTGAACACGAAGTGGAAAGTGGAAACTATACAGGGGacacatttaaaatattatccCTATCGGGTTATTCGAAATAAAAAGACAGGAACCAgagtaataaattaaattcattgTCTTTATTaaaatgttatatgtattgttcgAATTTTGTAAATGTAATGGactttttttttcccaaaacaAGGAATAGACAATTAAACTAGATAAGTGCTCTAATTAAAATGGCTTATATAAAGTGGAAAAATATAGCATAAAGAAAGGAAATAATGAAGATGAAAACCCCTTTTTTTAAGATGGAAGTAAAAAATATTCTCTATGAACCATCATAAACCATACAAAAAGAATACACGACGTGTAAACAAttcagataaaaaaaaaagaagatataCGGACAAAAAGTTCTCAAATAACAAAGAAAAAATCGACATCAAATCCGATAATGAGAAACAACTTGTGAAAATCAAAGATGCTGAGACCATTGTTGAATTCAATAGAAGAATGAAGCATAAAAAAGATGAAAAGAAACTGAATGAGTTTAAATTCAAGCAAGAAAATTAATGAACAAACCACGATTTTATGAAATGATtgataaaatacaaaataatatttgctATTAATGAATAAGAAGAGAATAAATCATGCATACGTTATTTTGCAAAATTTACGATCACTCATAGCGTACGATGTCATAAACTCAAATGCAATgctcataatatatatatatatatatatatatatatatatatatatatatatatatatatatatatatatatatatatatatatatatataaatattccaATCGTAAAGGCTTGTCTCTTTTTTTAAAGGTCGTATATAGAttattcttatatatatataaatatatatgtgtttgtgtatatatatatacatatatatatatatatatatatatatatatgtgtgtgtatatatatatacatatatatatatatatatgtgtgtgtataataGCACCGGCCGGcggacacacacacacacacacaatgtatacacacatatatatatataaatataaacaaCATTGGATATTCACGATGATTATCATAacttaggcaaaaacttgtgtgagacggtctcacaggtcgtattttatgagacagatctcttatttgggtcatcaatgaaaaagtattactttttatgctaatagagtattattttattgtgaatatcggtagggttgacccgtctcacagataaagactcgtgagactgtctcacaagagacctgctctatatcataatataatttttaaaggcTAGATTTGATTCTGGCTTGATGGTCTGTTTTGACTGAATTACCCTTGTAGCATATGGAATTTGATTCCTCGATCATGCTAGAAAAGGGAAAATTCTAATTCCCAATGGTTAAAATGGATTCTCACGATAAATCAAGAAGGAATCACACCACTACCACGAAACTAGAATTTTGATCTGATATTTCGGACATCACGGTTCCAATATAAATATAACCGAGGTAATACATCAAGAAAACAAAAGACACAAAATATACAATTCGCTCTGTGTCCGAAGAAAATGTCATGGTTCGGTATCAACAAGAACGAAGGCCGGCACCACACTTACAACAAGCCGAAATCAGGTGAGCTCGGCCACGTCCATCGTCCAGTGATCATCGATGGAAACGGTGTGAAACATCCTATACATGGCTACGAAAGCCACAACTCCAAGCAATATATGGCCAGAACTGAAGCAGTTGTGAAGTATATACGTTTCCCGGGCATGGCAGATCATGAAGAATACACCACTTCAAGAATGGAGGATTATGGAACAGGGGACCTATCTGGTAGGAAGAATGAATTCGCTCCCAAATCCCACGATGAAAGAGTAGGCGGACCGATCAAGGATTCGCCTTGGGGCAATAGGTTCAGGTTCAACAGCCCTCCATCAAATGAGCATCATCATACCGCTCATGGTAAGGCCTGTTATCTTAATTTCTATATCCATTTTCCGGTCGCTAATCTTTTAAATTTTGATACCAATTGTACAGATGATGACACACGCGTCAACAAGACTAAAGGGACAAAGCCAAATAACATGAAAGAACAAGACTACTATGATGATGAAAAGAACAGAAGAAACGGCTTCACTAGACAAGGGTCTAGACCAAACTATCTCAAAGATCAAGAAGATTACTATGAACGTGCAAATCCCAATACAGATGGCTATAGCCCTCCTAAATACGCATTCTCCATACCAACTCACCAAGTGAAAGAAAAGGGAAACGATTACGTCACCAAACAAGGGTCTAGACCAAACTATCATGAGGAAGATCAAGAAGATTACTATGAACGTTCAAATCCCAATACAAATGGCTATAGCCCTCCTAAATACGCATTCTCCATACCAACTGGCCAAGTGAAAGAAAAGGGAAACGATTACGACGCTCGGGGTGCTCGTATGGGTCCATTCGGAATACCACCAAATAACGAAACAAGATATGAAGCATCCAACTTTAAGCCAAAAGCAAACAGTCCTCCTCGGCTCAATCCACAGCCAAAAAAAGAACAGGGAAACTACAATATTCCAGAAACCATTGATAGCACCGAGGCTCGTAGGC is drawn from Primulina eburnea isolate SZY01 chromosome 10, ASM2296580v1, whole genome shotgun sequence and contains these coding sequences:
- the LOC140803001 gene encoding uncharacterized protein; the protein is MSWFGINKNEGRHHTYNKPKSGELGHVHRPVIIDGNGVKHPIHGYESHNSKQYMARTEAVVKYIRFPGMADHEEYTTSRMEDYGTGDLSGRKNEFAPKSHDERVGGPIKDSPWGNRFRFNSPPSNEHHHTAHDDDTRVNKTKGTKPNNMKEQDYYDDEKNRRNGFTRQGSRPNYLKDQEDYYERANPNTDGYSPPKYAFSIPTHQVKEKGNDYVTKQGSRPNYHEEDQEDYYERSNPNTNGYSPPKYAFSIPTGQVKEKGNDYDARGARMGPFGIPPNNETRYEASNFKPKANSPPRLNPQPKKEQGNYNIPETIDSTEARRRYGKGAPGAAHAEDHKYSGGTIDSKEAAKKYNGVLLTD